TAAACCTTCAGATATGCCTCCTTTCCCCACTATGAAGGCTTCGATTTCATTGGTCATGAAATTTACTTCCACATCCCTAACTTTTCCAATAACCACTGCTGAACTGTCTAAAACTTCTTTTCCAACAATCTCTTGCACGATCCTCATGGTCTCACCTCAGATACATATAAAAAGGTAGTTCATAATTTATCTACCAAATTAAAGCAGATCATAATTTTAATCATATAAGTTAAGTTTCAAGATGTACTTATAGTTTCAGGGCTGAAAAAATAATAATTAATAATTTAAAGAATTTTTAATCTAAAATCTTCCCTTAGACTAAATCTCCCCATTAGTGGATTTAATGATTTTTAGATGTAATAATGTGAAAATAATCAATTGAACTGTTAAAATTAT
This DNA window, taken from Methanobacterium subterraneum, encodes the following:
- a CDS encoding PRC-barrel domain-containing protein, which gives rise to MRIVQEIVGKEVLDSSAVVIGKVRDVEVNFMTNEIEAFIVGKGGISEGLGLSKGETIVPYDMVSKIGDKILLKSREEGTSYEF